The Fulvivirga maritima genome segment GTTTTTGGCAGCCTCACCGGCCGTACGAGTGGTGGTGTCAGCACTACGTTATCTGGGAGATGCAAAAGATAAGGTGGTACAGGCTCAGCTGGTATATGATTATCAAAAAGCCATTAAAAAGTCAGATGAATCAGTAAGCAAGCTCATGCAGTCTATCAGCCAAGGGAGGTTTGAAGAATGGCTGCCAGCAGAATTTTTTGCAAGAAAAGCCTATTTACTCCATTTGCCTTTTTATGAATTGGCGGAAGACTTGATCAATATTTTTCAGGTAAACCAGCTACATGGGCAGTTTGCATACCTACAAACCTTCCAGGATCTGATATTGAAGTTCACTCAAAATGAAAAGGGTGATGTGTTCTCGTTTTTAGAATGGTGGGATGAGAAAGGTTCCAAAGCCAGTATTAAGGTGGCTGATGACCTTGATGCTATTAGAATAATGACTATCCATAAGTCAAAAGGCTTAGAATATACTTCTGTTATCGTTCCTTTTTGTGATTGGGAAATAGACCATCAGCGTTCTCCTATTATCTGGACGGCCTCTGATCAGCCGCCTTTTAACATAGGGCACTTGCCGTTGAAATATAAAAAGGATCTGGCTGCCACCGTTTATAAGAAGGACTATGAAGAGGAGAAGATCAAGGCGCATTTAGATAATCTCAATGTGCTCTATGTGGCCTTTACCCGGGCAGCGCATAACTTATGGGTAATGGCTCCTGATAAGAATAGACAGATATCTAAAGTAATAAGAGATACTCTTGAAAATAGTAATTTCGAGTTGCACGAAGCTTGGGATGCGGAAAAAAGTGTGTTTGAGTATGGAAATAGAGATTATAAGTTTGAAATAGAAGAGGAGCCAGCCAAACCCGCACTCACTTTAAAGAGCTATCAGCATTTTGATTGGCGACAGAAAATAGCTGTAAAAAATGCAAGTAAGGATTTTACCGAAGAAGATAATCGTCGGGTGAAGATCAATTACGGAATCCTGATTCATAAAATGCTGGCCAGTGTGCAGGTTCTGGCTGATCAGAAGCAGGCTTTAGAGGGCTTGCGCTATGATGAAGGACTTAATAAAGATCAGATTAAAGAAATATCGGCCCTTTTAAAAGATCTTTTGGCTAATCCTTCAGCTAAAGGATGGTTCACGTCAGACTGGAAGGTGTATAATGAAATGCCCATAATAGTGCCCGGTGCAGAGTACCGATTAGACAGGGTGATGATAAAACAAAATAAGGCCATTATTATTGATTATAAAACGGGTATTCCTAAAAGAGCAGATCAAAAACAGATGGCCAATTACAAATCATTACTCGCTGACATGGGCTATAATGAAGTGCAAGGCTACCTCTGGTATCTTGGCGAAAACCGAGTAGAAGAAGTGCTTTAGAAAGGTATTATTCCTTAAAAGATGCCTTTTAGGCTAACAATTTTTCATGGTAGGCATTATTATAATGTTGTTTTTAATTAATTGACCATGAAAAAACTAGCTAATCAAACCGCCATAATTACAGGATCAAGTTCAGGAATAGGACAGGCCATAGCCATAGCCATGGCTAATGCAGGAGCCAAAATATGTATAAACTACCATAGTAGTGAAGAAGGTGCGGAAGAGACTCAGGAAGAAATAGAGAAAGCCGGAGCCAAATCTATCATAGTTCAGGCTGACACCAGCAAGCCGGAAGATGTCAAAAAAATGTTTGACAAAACCATTGAGGCTTTTGGTACGGTAGATATTGTGGTAAGCAATGCCGGCGTACAAAAAGATGCTCCTTTTCTGGAAATGGAATATGAAGACTGGAAAAAGCTGATAGATATCAACTTAAACGGTCAGTTTCTCTGCGCAAAAGAGGCCGCCAAAGAATTTATTAAAAGAGGAATAGTCAAAGACAGATCTGCCGCTGCTGGTAAGATTATCTGCATGAGTTCTGTGCATGATGTTATTCCCTGGGGTGGGCATATTAACTATGCTACCGCTAAAGCAGGCATACTTATGTTCGTGAAAACGCTCGCTCAGGAGCTTGGGCCACACAAGATTAGAGTGAATGCCTTAAGCCCGGGAGCTATTAAAACGGATATAAATAAAGATGTATGGTCTGATGAGGAGGCTAATAAAAAGCTTAAAGAGTTAATTCCTTATGGCAGAATAGGAGAGCCTGAAGATATAGGAAAAGCTGCAGTGTGGCTCGCTTCTGATGATTCTGATTATATGCATGGCCAAACACTTTATATAGATGGAGGGATGACCCTATACCCGGGTTTTAGTGATAACGGATAAGAGATTTATGAATAAAGAAGAAAGTAACTATAACCCCATAGCCAACTATGGGGTTATTGGTAATCAAAATACTATTGCCCTGGTAGGAATGGATGGAGCCATTGATTTTATGTGCTTCCCCAGGTTTGACTCACCATCCATTTTTGCTTCTATTTTGGATAAACAAAAAGGAGGCAGTTTTCAGATTATTCCTGATCTGAAAGACGTTGACTATAAGCAGCAATATTTGCCAGAGACTAATGTTTTGGTCACTCGCTTTTTGGCTTATGAAGGCATGGTAGAGATTACTGATTTTATGCCAGTAAAACCGTTAGAAGGTAGCTGTGAGCTGATTAGAAAAGTGACTGTAATCCGGGGAAAAGTGGCCTTTAAAATGAAATGTGAGCCCCGCTTTGAATATGCTCGCGAAAAAGGTAAAGCTATAGCTAAAGATTCAGGACAGGTGTTTTTTGAAGATGGTGAACAGGCAGAGTTTATTCGCCTGGTTTCAGATGTTCAACTTACTGCCGGTGAGCATGATGCCACGGCTGAGTTTGAGCTGGAAGAAAAGGAATCGGCTTGTTTTGTGCTGGAAGCGGTTAATTCAGAAGATGAAACTGATGAATTCGGAACAGACTTAAACGGAAAAGTACACCAGCTTTTTACAGAAACTGTAAACTACTGGAAAAGTTGGGTAGGTAAATCAAAATATAAAGGCAAGTGGCTGGATATGGTGCATAGATCTGCGCTTACTTTAAAGTTGCTTACTTCTCATAAATATGGAGCTCCCGTAGCAGCAGCTACTTTTGGTTTGCCAGAGCACATAGGTGGCACCCGTAACTGGGATTACCGGTTTACCTGGATCAGAGACGCTGCCTTTACCATGTATGCTTTTATTCGCCTCGGTTATACTGCAGAGGCCGGTCATTTTATGGATTGGATTCGCCACCAGTTTGATGAAAATATGCAGGATGGTAGTGAGCTACAGCTTATGTACGGTGTAGATGGCCGTGCTGAACTCAAGGAAATAGAGCTCGATCACTTGGAAGGATATATGCATTCCACTCCGGTAAGAATAGGAAATGAAGCCTATGATCAGCTGCAGATGGATATCTATGGAGAGCTGATGGATAGCATTTACCTGTATGA includes the following:
- a CDS encoding glycoside hydrolase family 15 protein — translated: MNKEESNYNPIANYGVIGNQNTIALVGMDGAIDFMCFPRFDSPSIFASILDKQKGGSFQIIPDLKDVDYKQQYLPETNVLVTRFLAYEGMVEITDFMPVKPLEGSCELIRKVTVIRGKVAFKMKCEPRFEYAREKGKAIAKDSGQVFFEDGEQAEFIRLVSDVQLTAGEHDATAEFELEEKESACFVLEAVNSEDETDEFGTDLNGKVHQLFTETVNYWKSWVGKSKYKGKWLDMVHRSALTLKLLTSHKYGAPVAAATFGLPEHIGGTRNWDYRFTWIRDAAFTMYAFIRLGYTAEAGHFMDWIRHQFDENMQDGSELQLMYGVDGRAELKEIELDHLEGYMHSTPVRIGNEAYDQLQMDIYGELMDSIYLYDKYGEPVTYNFWESLKRHIEYVCDNWRAKDHGIWEIRSEKREFLYSRVMCWVAVDRAIRLAEKRSFPYPFERWRNVRDEIYKNVYEDFWNDDLKAFVQYKGADVLDASALLMPLVRFISPYDPRWQTTMEAIEEKLATDSLVYRYNTEHDIDGLSSEEGTFSVCSFWYVECLCRGGQLEKARLFFEKMLSYGNHLGLFAEQIGLRGEQLGNFPQAFTHLGLISAAYAINRAIDVDES
- a CDS encoding glucose 1-dehydrogenase; this encodes MTMKKLANQTAIITGSSSGIGQAIAIAMANAGAKICINYHSSEEGAEETQEEIEKAGAKSIIVQADTSKPEDVKKMFDKTIEAFGTVDIVVSNAGVQKDAPFLEMEYEDWKKLIDINLNGQFLCAKEAAKEFIKRGIVKDRSAAAGKIICMSSVHDVIPWGGHINYATAKAGILMFVKTLAQELGPHKIRVNALSPGAIKTDINKDVWSDEEANKKLKELIPYGRIGEPEDIGKAAVWLASDDSDYMHGQTLYIDGGMTLYPGFSDNG